One region of Zingiber officinale cultivar Zhangliang chromosome 7B, Zo_v1.1, whole genome shotgun sequence genomic DNA includes:
- the LOC122003516 gene encoding uncharacterized protein LOC122003516 gives MEWRKGYLDLVLVPLGLLFHIAYNLWLIHKVRSQPLHTIIGINSAGRRLWVQAIIKDNEKKNILAVQTIRNTIMGSTLMATTSIVLCSGLAAVLSSTYSVKRPLYDSVFGAHGDFVVALKYVVLLLVFLFAFLCHSLSIRFVNQANFLINVPPAAAAASSAASIITADYVADLLEKGFALNTVGNRLFYAALPLLLWIFGPVLVVFSSLTMVLILYNLDVVCEEGKGNSWKKKRNNNENEMEECSV, from the exons ATGGAGTGGAGGAAGGGCTATCTCGATCTCGTGCTGGTGCCTTTAGGCCTCCTCTTTCACATCGCCTACAACCTCTGGCTCATCCACAAAGTCCGTTCCCAGCCACTGCACACAATTATCGGCATCAACTCCGCCGGCCGCCGTCTCTGGGTGCAAGCCATCATAAAG GACAATGAGAAGAAGAACATATTGGCGGTGCAAACGATCCGGAACACGATCATGGGATCGACTTTAATGGCGACGACCTCGATCGTGCTATGCTCCGGCCTGGCCGCCGTCCTCAGCAGCACCTACTCCGTGAAGCGTCCTCTGTATGACTCCGTGTTCGGCGCCCACGGCGACTTCGTGGTGGCGCTCAAGTACGTCGTCCTCCTCCTCGTGTTCCTCTTCGCCTTCCTCTGCCACTCCCTCTCCATCCGCTTCGTCAACCAGGCCAACTTCCTCATCAACGTGCCCCCCGCAGCGGCTGCGGCCAGCAGCGCGGCCTCAATTATCACCGCCGACTACGTCGCCGACCTCCTCGAGAAGGGGTTCGCGCTCAACACCGTGGGCAACCGCCTCTTCTACGCGGCGCTGCCGCTGCTGCTCTGGATTTTCGGGCCGGTGCTCGTGGTGTTCTCGTCGCTCACCATGGTGCTGATTTTGTACAACCTCGACGTGGTGTGCGAGGAAGGGAAAGGCAATagttggaagaagaagaggaataacAATGAGAATGAAATGGAGGAGTGCAGCGTGTAG